TGAGGGTCACGACTACCACGTCGCGCCGGGCCAGCGCTTTCCCCTGATAGGGAGGCAACCCACCCGCACCGAGAGTAAAGCCCCCGCCGTGAAGCCATACCATCACCGGGCGCGGCGAGGTACGTGCAGCCGGTGACCACACGTTAAGGTAGAGGCAATCTTCCGAAAACATGCCGGGATCGCCGCCGCCGAGCTGCTGACAATATTCGCTGCTTTGCCAGCTCGACGGGGAAAACGCCGTGGCCTGACGAACGCCCTCCCAGCGCTCAGGCGCGCGCGGTGAGCGCCAGCGCCATTCACCGACAGGCGGTGCGGCATAAGGGATACCGCACCAGACGTAAACATCCTCATCTGTAAAACCAAGCAGCGCGCCCTGGCGCGTTTCAACCACAGGGGCGGAGGGATTATGCATACTCACCTTCTTTTCCATCACACCCTTGCAGAGTAACGATTTTAGAGCAAACCGCAACGCTGTTTACTGCGCGCTTCCGCCTCCTCGTACAGCGTAAATTCGTCCAGCACCGGGCAGCCCAGCGCCTGCTCGAATGCCTCCCGGCTGGCATGACCGTGGCTGCGCGCCTGCGTTTCATTGCCGAGGTTGGACTGGAAAATACCGGCAGCGCTCACGGGCAGAAAATCTTCATAGGTGATCGGCTGCGCCACCACCCAGCCACGCTCGATAAGCGGCTGCGGATCGTCGCCGGGGCGAAACGCATGGCGGTGTGCCTCGCCTGAAGGCGTCAGGCGGTAGCGGAAATAGGCCAGACCCTGACGGCGCAGAAACATTTCGCTGTCCGGGAAGGCGCTAAACGTCTCGCGCAAATGCAGCTGGTGCGTCAGGTTGTCTTTGCCCGTCCCCGCCTGGCTCAGCAGGCTGTCGTACAGCGCGCGTCCTTTCGAGGTGAGCGCCACGCCGCGCTGTTCTATTTCACCAAAGCGGGCGGTATGCGTTCCTTTATCTTCCCCGGCAAAGAGCACCGGCTCTTCAAGCGCTTTAAAGCTGGTCTGGCGCAGCAGGATCGGCACCTCGCGGCGCGGCGGCCCCTCCACCAGAACTTTGGGTTCAATACCGTATTTCGGCATCAGCTCTTGTACGCGGTCGATATCCAGCGTGCGCGGCGTGAGATGGTTGATATGGCATCCGGGGAAGCAGACGACGTCGGCAATCAGGCGATGCGCATTGCTCAGCGCCAGATAAGTTTCCCGGTCTACCGTCGCGTGATGGTGCCAGCGGAACGTCTCCAGCGCTTCCTGAACAAACTCGCTCGCCTGTGCGTCGGTAAAGCCCCCTTCTGATTCATACAGGTCAAGAAGTGCCAGACAGCGCGGCGTAAAGATGTTCCGCCGCGAGAGGATCTCAGCCGCGCGTTCGCGCAGCGCGGCGTTTTCAATCAGTTCCAGACGCAGCAGCGAGGTAAAAATACGAAACGGATTGCGACACAGTGCCGCATCGTCAACCGGACGAAACGCCGTGGAGTGAACGGGTACCCCCGCCTGTGAGAGATCGTAATAGCTGACCGGAAACATGCCCATAATGGCGAAGATCCGGCGCAGGGTAGAGAGTTCCCGCGCGGTCCCCACGCGAATCGCACCGTGACGCTCAACGTTAAGGCGCGCCAGTTCATCTGCATTCGCAAGCTGTTCATGTAATAAAGGATTATTTTCCAGAACTCCAAGGTTCACATCTGCCACCAGCTCAAGCAATGTGCCGTACTGCGGAACTTCCTGCTGGTACATCGCCGACATAGCCTGCGAAAAGTGCTCCCGAATCTCATCAGCCGTGATGGTGTTCGCCATGATGTCTTGCCTCCAGTGAATATTACCTGGAGTGTAGAAAAGGCCGTTCCTTCCGGGGGGAAGAATTTACAAATTGTGATCTTAAGACGCGTGTGGTCAACACGTGCGTTGACGCACCTTGTAACAAATGAGGCCTAAAATAGTCTCCTGTAATTATTTTCTACCGCTATGTCTCGCTATGATGAAATATCACCAGGAATAATCTGCAAACGGCATCTACCCGCATTTTTTGGGCCAATAACTTTTGGCTAAAATATCATTTAGCGCGCACAGAATCTGAATACCCTCAGAAAACACAACAACTTACCTGCCCTCCTGGAAGAATATATTTTTAGCAAGCGAAGCGTTAATTGCCTCATTATTTTGCGATAAATCAAACAGGGCCATTAATTAAATTTGACGAACCTCCACCAGCGACTACAGTTATTAATCGAACGACGAGTGATACGGAATATATTCGTATCTTACTGACATGACCAATATATGAAATATGAGGTTTAATATGGCAGAGCATCGTGGTGGTTCCGGTAATTTCGCTGAAGATCGTGATAAAGCATCTGACGCAGGACGTAAAGGTGGACAGCAGAGCGGTGGGAATTTCAAAAACGACCCGCAACGCGCCTCTGAAGCAGGTAAGAAAGGGGGTCAGAATAGTCATGGCGGAGGCCGTGGTTCTGACAAATCCTGATCTTAATTACGTCTCTTTAAATACCTAAAGAGCTTGCTGCGGGCCAGACGGCTCGCAGTACCCTTCACATATTTAATCGGAACGTAAATATGAATATGAAAAGCATCGAAGACGTCTTTATTCACCTTCTCTCCGACACCTACAGCGCGGAAAAGCAACTGACTCGTGCGCTGAGCAAACTTGCCCGCGCCGCCTCCAGCGAACAGCTTAGCGCAGCCTTCACTGCTCACCTTGAGGAAACACAGGGTCAGATCGAGCGTATCGATCAAATCATTGAGCAGGAAGACGGCCTCAAAATTAAGCGTATGAAGTGTGTTGCAATGGAAGGCTTGATTGAAGAGGCAAATGAAGTCATTGAGAGTACTGAAAAAAATGAAGTCCGTGATGCCGCATTAATTGCCGCTGCGCAAAAAGTAGAGCATTACGAAATTGCCAGTTACGGTACCCTGGCGACCTTAGCGGAACAGTTAGGCTATACTAAAGCCGTTAAGTTACTGGCGGAAACGCTTGAAGAAGAAAAAGAAACCGATCTTAAACTCACCGATCTTGCCGTAGGTAATATCAATAAAAAAGCGAAGAAATAACGATTTAACACAGATATTTTAAATAAGCATCTGTCTGGCGATCGTTAAAGGATGCTTTTTAGCGGCAGCACTGCTGTGGTTAATTCTCGTTATTCCTTCTGTTTTTATAATGAATGAGTAGTGTACTGCAGGTGCAGTTCGAATTGCAGAGAGTAACAATAAATTGACCATCTAATAATTGAGGACACGATTATGAATCACGTAGAACACTATCATGACTGGCTACGCGATGCCCATGCGATGGAAAAGCAAGCGGAATCAATGCTGGAATCCATGGCCAGCCGCATCGATAATTACCCTGACATCCGCTCCCGAATTGAACAACATATTAGCGAGACAAAACGTCAAATCAGTTTGCTGGAAGAGATCCTCGACCGCAATGATATTTCTCGTTCCGTCCTCAAAGACTCCATGAGCAAGATGGCCGCGCTCGGCCAGTCCATTGGCGGTATGTTCCCGTCCGATGAAATCGTGAAAGGGTCCATCAGCGGCTATGTTTTCGAGCAATTTGAGATTGCCTGCTATACCTCCCTGCTGGCGGCAGCCAAACGCGCAGGCGATACCGCCTCCGTGCCGGCCATTGAATCTATCCTTGCCGAAGAAAAAGCGATGGCTGAGTGGCTGATCACCCATATTCCGCAGACGACGGAACAGTTCTTACAACGCTCAGAGACCTCCGGGGTCGAAGCGAAAAAATAGTCAGAAGCATGCCAGACAGTTGAACGCTGTCTGGCAGCGCCAGTGCACCATCCGTTCCAGAGGCCATTCGTTCCAGAGGTAGGAACCATGTTCGAACTCGACGCCTTTCATCTGGCCAGGATTCAGTTCGCTTTTACCGTCTCCTTTCATATTCTCTTTCCGGCGATCACCATTGGGCTTGCCAGCTATCTCGTGGTACTTGAAGGCATGTGGCTGCGTACCAAAAACGACGTGTGGCGATCGCTGTACCATTTCTGGCTCAAAATATTCGCGGTTAACTTCGGCATGGGCGTCGTCTCCGGGCTGGTCATGGCGTACCAGTTCGGCACCAACTGGAGCGGCTTCTCGCAGTTCGCCGGGAGTATCACCGGTCCGTTACTGACCTACGAAGTGCTTACCGCCTTCTTCCTGGAGGCCGGTTTCCTTGGCGTAATGCTGTTTGGGTGGAACAAAGTCGGCCCCGGCCTGCATTTCTTTGCAACCTGCATGGTGGCGCTGGGCACACTGATGTCCACCTTCTGGATCCTTGCGTCTAACAGCTGGATGCACACCCCTCAGGGGTTCACCATCGAAAATGGCCAGGTGATCCCGCAGGACTGGTTGGCTATCATTTTTAACCCCTCCTTCCCGTATCGTCTTATCCACATGTCGATTGCCGCGTTCTTGTGCAGCGCATTGTTTGTCGGCGCTTCCGGGGCCTGGCATCTGCTGCGCGGAAACGACACGCCCGCCATACGCAAAATGTTCTCTATGGCGATGTGGATGGCGCTGCTGGTTGCGCCCATTCAGGCCGTGGTCGGGGATATGCATGGTCTGAACACGCTGGAACATCAGCCCGCGAAAATTGCCGCTATCGAAGGCCACTGGGAGAACCGCCCGGGTGAAGCAACCCCGCTGCTGCTGTTCGGCGTGCCGGATATGGATGAGGAGCGCACCAAATACGGGCTGGAAATTCCTGCCCTGGGCAGTTTGATCCTGACGCACAGCCTCGATAAACAGGTTCCCGCCCTGAAAGAGTTCCCCAAAGACGAGCGTCCAAACTCGCTTATCGTCTTCTGGTCATTCCGCATTATGGTTGGCATGGGGCTGCTGATGATTGCGCTTGGGGCGATCAGCGTCTGGCTACGCTATCGCAACCGGCTGTACCACTCCCGTCTGTTTCACTGGTTCGCCTTCTGTATGGGGCCTGCCGGGCTGGTCGCGCTGCTGGCGGGCTGGGTCACCACCGAGGTGGGCCGTCAGCCGTGGGTGGTCTATGGCTATCTGCGCACCATTGACGCGGTATCGCTGCATAGCACGCTGCAAATGAGCATCAGCCTGTTGGCCTTTATCCTGGTCTACTGTTCGGTCTTTGGCGTGGGCTATGTCTATCTCGTCAGGCTGATCAAGAAAGGCCCACAACCTGTCAGCACGCTGACATCGAATACCTCGGGCACCCCTGCCCGTCCGCTGTCTGCCGCCGAGTCGGTTTCTGAACAGGAGAGACCCTGATGGGCGTTGATATCTCTGTCATCTGGATCGCGATCATCGTTTTTGCCACGCTGATGTACATCATCATGGACGGTTTCGATCTGGGCATTGGCCTGCTGTTTAATTTTGTCGGCGACGCGAAAGAACGCGATGTGATGGTCAACAGCGTAGCCCCGGTGTGGGATGGCAATGAAACCTGGCTGGTGCTGGGCGGCGCGGGGCTGTTTGGCGCCTTTCCGCTGGCCTATGCGGTCATCATCGATGCCCTGACCATTCCCCTGACCGCTATGCTGATTGGCCTGATCTTTCGCGGGGTGGCGTTCGAGTTTCGCTTTAAGGCCACGCCGTCGCACCGCAAATTCTGGGACTATGCCTTTGCTGGCGGCTCGCTGCTTGCCACCTTCAGCCAGGGGATTGTCGTGGGGGCGATGATCAACGGCTTCGACGTTGAAGGCCGACGTTTCGCTGGCTCTGCGCTCGACTGGTTCACCCCGTTCAACCTGTTCTGCGGCCTGGGCCTTATGGTCGCTTACACCCTGCTCGCCACCACCTGGCTTATAATGAAAAGCGAAGGTGAACTGCAGATCCGCATGCGCTATCTTACCCGCCGGGTATTGCTGGCGCTGATTGCGGTGATTGCCGTGGTAAGTATCTGGACACCGCTTGGCTGGCAGTACGTGGCCGAGCGCTGGTTCACGCTGCCAAACTTTTTCTGGTTCCTCCCGGTTCCGCTGCTGGTTGGCGTGCTGAGCCTGTGGATTTGGCGAATGACTCACAACCCGCACAGCCACGCCCGCCCGTTCCTGCTGACCCTTGGGCTTATCTTCCTCGGGTTCAGCGGGCTGGGCATCAGCCTGTGGCCGCATATCATTCCCCCGCGCATTACCCTGTGGGAAGCCGCAGCCCCGCCTTCCAGTCAGCTGTTTATGCTGGTCGGCACGCTGTTAATCATCCCGGTGATCCTTGTGTACACCGCCTGGAGCTACTACGTTTTCCGCGGCAAAGTGTCTGATACCGAAGGTTACCACTGATAAATCCAGGGTCAGGGCGGCGCGCCAGCCCGCCCGGACCAAAAAGCGCTTGTAACTCAAACAGATCGAATGTTAATAATATTTTGCAATGAAGTTATCAAAATTAAACAACATCGCTTGTCAGCGGCATCGCTCTGTTTTAAACATCGCCTATGGAAAAAAATGGTCTGTTCAGTCAGCGCATACGCTTGCGCCATTTACATACATTTGTGGCCGTCGCTCAACAGGGAACGCTGGGGCGTGCGGCTGAAACCCTTAATCTCAGTCAACCTGCACTTTCAAAAACGCTGAACGAACTCGAGCAGCTCACCGGAACGCGCCTGTTCGATCGCGGCCGCCTCGGGGCGCAATTGACCATCGTGGGGGAGCAATTTCTTACGCACGCCGTTAAGGTGCTTGACGCCCTTAACACCGCAGGTCAGGCTTTAAACCGTAAAGATGAACCCGTCTGCGAAGTGGTACGCATAGGCGCGCTGCCTACTGCGGCGCTGGGGATCTTGCCGCCGGTTATCGGGCAGTTTCACCGGCAGCAACGGCACACCACGCTTCAGGTCGCCACCATGAACAACACCATGCTGCTCGCGGGGCTGAAATCCGGCGAACTGGATCTGGGTATCGGCAGAATGTCCGACCCCGAACTGATGAGCGGCCTGAACTATGAGCTGCTGTTTCTCGAATCCCTCAAGCTGGTGGTGCGGCCAAATCATCCACTCTTGCAGGACACCGTCACCCTGAGCCGGGTTATGGAGTGGCCAGTGGTGGTGTCGCCGCAGGGCACGGTCCCGCGACAGAACGCCGAAACCATGCTGCAGATGCAGGGCTGCTCGCTGCCCTCGGGCTGCATCGAAACGCTGTCGGCCTCCCTTTCGCGCCAACTTACCGTCGATTACGACTATGTCTGGTTTGTCCCGTCAGGGGCGGTCAAAGACGATTTACGCCGCGGCACGCTGATTGCACTGCCGGTCACCTCTCCCGGGGCGGGCGAACCTATCGGCATTTTGACCCGCGTGGATACCCCGCTCTCGGCGGGCGCGCAAACCCTGCTGAGCGCAATTCGTAAGTCCATGCCGGTGTAATTACCCCTTTTTCTCCCGCCTGCTTAACCCGTCGTGATGACGGGTTGCTTCTTTTTGCTAATCAATAAATGCGAAATTATTCATTAACAATTGCGTAAAACAATTTAACAGATTTATCATAGCCACGAATTCACCAAATGGTTCACACATCATTTATAAAAGGTGAATTTAGCCGCTTAAAGCCCTGCCTTAAGCGTGAAACCCTGCTTAACCTCAATATTAATTACCCATTTGGTACAGACACCACGCAAGCCTGACAGGACGGGTGTATTTAAGGAGACAGAAATGGCATTTGGCAACGCGCCACGCGGAGTACCTCGTATTCTGCAGTGGCTTCTTGCCGGACTGATGGTGCTCATCGGTCTGGCTGTCGGCGGGCTGGGCTTAAAGCTCGCCACCGTGGGCGGAAGCTGGTACTTCCTGATCATGGGCATCGTGATGGTGATTGCTGCCATCCTGATTTTCACCAATCGCACCATCGGGATCGTGCTCTACGCCCTGGCGTTTATCACCTCGCTGTTCTGGGCAGTGAGCGATGCAGGCTGGGATTTCTGGCCGCTGTTCTCACGCCTGTTCACCTTTGCGGTGCTGGCGTTTCTGTGTGCCATCGTATGGCCTTATCTGCGCGCGGCGCAGCACGGCACGCCGGTGAACAAAGCGCCTGCCTTTGGCGTTGCGGCGGTGCTGGCTGTTGGTATGCTGGTGAGCCTCGGCTGGATGTTCAAACCGCAAACGCTGGTCGCGGCCAACGAACCGGTGCCAGTAAAACCGGTGGCACCCGGCGAACAGCAGAAGAACTGGGAACACTGGGGAAACACCACCCACGGTGACCGTTTTGCCGCACTCGACCAGATTAATAAGCAAAACATCAACGAGCTCAAAGTGGCCTGGGTGGCCCATACCGGCGACATCCCTCAAAGCAACGGCTCGGGTGCAGAAGATCAGAACACCCCGCTGCAGGTAGGCGACACGCTGTACGTGTGTACGCCGTACAGCAAAGTGCTGGCGCTGGATGTTGACTCCGGCAAAGAGAAATGGCGTTACGACTCAAAAGCAACGGCCCCGAACTGGCAGCGCTGCCGCGGGCTGGGCTACTTTGAAGATCGCTCGAGCGTGACAACGTCACAAGCAGAAACTCAGCCTGCGGCCTGCCCGCGTCGCCTGTTCCTGCCTACCACTGATGCCCGTCTGATTGCTATCAACGCGGACAACGGCAAGGTCTGTGACGACTTTGGCGACCATGGCACTGTCGACCTGAGCGTCGGCATGGGTGAAATTAAACCCGGCTATTACCAGCAAACCTCGACGCCGCTGGTCGCGGGCAACGTGGTCGTGGTCGGCGGACGCGTGGCGGATAACTTCTCCACCGGTGAACCGCCGGGCGTGGTACGTGCCTACGACGTTCATACCGGTAAACTGGCGTGGGCCTGGGATCCGGGCAACCCTGCATTGACCGGCGAGCCCCCAGAAGGCAAGACCTACACGCGCGGTACCCCGAACGTCTGGTCTGCCATGTCCTACGACGCCGGACTGAACCTGATTTATCTGCCAACGGGTAACGCAACGCCAGATTTCTGGGCGGGTGAACGTACCGCGCTGGATGACAAGTACAGCTCGTCGATTGTCGCCGTGGACGCCTCCACCGGCCAGGTTCGCTGGCATTTCCAGACCACGCACCACGACCTGTGGGATTTCGACCTGCCTTCCCAGCCGCTGCTGTACGATCTGCCGGACGGTAAAGGCGGTACCACGCCAGTGCTGGTACAGACCAGCAAGCAGGGCATGATCTTTATGCTCAACCGCGAAACCGGCAAGCCGGTGGCGAAAGTTGAAGAACGCCCTGTGCCTGCGGGTAACGTTGAGGGTGAGCGCTATTCGCCTACTCAGCCCTATTCCGTTGGCATGCCGATGATCGGCAACCAGACGCTGACCGAATCCGACATGTGGGGCGCAACGCCGGTTGACCTGCTGCTGTGCCGTATTCAGTTTAAAGAGATGCGTCATCAGGGCGTCTTTACCCCGCCGGGTCTGGACCGCTCTCTGCAATTCCCTGGCTCTCTTGGCGGGATGAACTGGGGCAGCGTGTCGGTTGACCCGAACAATGGCCTGATGTTCGTTAACGACATGCGTCTGGGGCTGGCGAACTACATGGTTCCTCGCGCTAACGTGGCGAAAGACGCCAGCGGTATCGAAATGGGGATTGTCCCGATGGACGGCACGCCGTTCGGCGCAATGCGCGAACGTTTCCTGTCGCCGCTGGGCATTCCGTGTCAGAAGCCGCCGTTTGGCACCATGTCAGCCGTTGACCTGAAATCCGGCAAGCTGGTGTGGCAGGTTCCGGTCGGCACGGTCGAAGACACCGGTCCGCTGGGGATCCGCATGCATATGCCAATCCCGATCGGTATGCCTACGCTTGGGGCATCACTCTCCACGCAGTCCGGCCTGCTGTTCTTTGCCGGTACCCAGGACTTCTACCTGCGCGCGTTTGATACCGCAACCGGGAAAGAGATCTGGAAAGACCGTCTGCCGGTGGGCAGCCAGTCCGGCCCGATGACCTACGTTTCGCCGAAAACCGGTAAACAGTACATCATCATCAACGCAGGCGGCGCGCGCCAGTCACCGGATCGCGGTGATTACGTTATCGCGTATGCGTTACCGGACAAGAAGTAAACAATGAAAAAGGGACCGAAAGGTCCCTTTTTTTGTAGGTCAGATGTTATAGGTCGGGTAAGCGAAGCGCCACCCGATACACTCCGCGACTCAGAACGTCTCCCAGTTATCCCCGGAAATCGTTGCCGCCTGGCGCAACGGTACGTTCTGCGCCACCGGTGCAGCCGTCACCGCGCGGCCCTGCTTCGCGCCGCTCAGACGAAATGCCCCTACCGCCTCGGTCAGACGCGCGCCCTGTTCTTCCAGAGATGCCGCCGCCGCTGAGGCTTCTTCCACCAGCGAGGCGTTCTGCTGGGTTACTTTATCCATTTCAGAGATAGCCTGGCTTACCTGAACGATACCGCGACTCTGTTCATCCGACGCGGCAGCAATTTCAAGCATGATATCGGTGACGCGTTTCACCGCATCAACAATCTCATTCATGGTGTTACCCGCTGCTACCACCTCGCCAGAGCCCTGGTCAATCAGTGAAACGGACTCGTTGATCAGGCTTTCAATCTCTTTCGCGGCGTTGGCACTGCGGCTCGCCAGGGTACGCACTTCGCTTGCCACCACCGCAAATCCACGCCCTTGTTCTCCGGCACGCGCCGCCTCTACTGCGGCGTTGAGCGCAAGGATATTGGTCTGGAAAGCAATGCTGTTGATGACGGCAGTGATTTCAGAAATTTTCTTCGAACTGGTGGAGATGTTGCCCATCGTTTTCACCACCCCGGAGACCATCTGGCCACCCCGGCTGGCTTTACCGGACGCATCCTCCGCCAGCTTGCTGGCATGGTGAGCGTTATCGGCGTTTTGCTTCACGGTTGCCGTCAGCTGCTCCATGCTGGCCGCGGTCTGCTCAATGGCGGCGGCCTGCTGTTCGGTACGCGATGACAGATCGGTATTACCGGCGGAAATCTCACTCGTGCCGCGGTAGATCTCCTCCGCTCCCTGACGCACGGTCCCTACCGTGGTCACCAGCGAGTGCTGCATCGTCTGCAGGTCCCGCGTCAGACGGCCAATCTCGCTGCGGCCCGTCGACTCGTCCGGCATCGTCAAATCGCCCTTCGCGATATTCTCGATGCGCGTAGCCGCGCGCTGGAGCGGGTTGATCACGGTACGGCGCAGCACCACGAAGGTCATCACCGTGAGCACCAGGGCTAACGCAAAAGCCCCAACCATAAACATCAGCCCCAGCTGGGTGCGGGTATACGCCTGCGTGGAGAGGGCGTTAGCGCGATCGGTACGGATCTTGATCGCCTTTAACAGCACGTCGTTATAGGCATCATCCAGCGGACGGGCGCTCTCATTTTCGTGATTGATGATGGCTTCAAACATGCCGTTTTTGGCATATTTGAGCATCGGCTGAAGACCAGCGATATAGGCATCGAAGCGGGTTTTCAGATCGCTGTCCAGGGCTTCATCCGCAGGGGAACGGACCGGACGGTTCATATAGGCGGTAAACCCCTCCTGCGACTGCTTGATGCGTTTTTCCGCCTCGGCGATGTTCTCTTTCATCGCGTCCATTTCCGCGATACGGCTCGCCGCACCGGCGTGGATCATATTGATACGGGCGGTACGCAGATGGTTCGAACTGTTCGACAGCCCCATACGTACCTGAATTTCGGATGTAACATCCTGCTGATCGGTATCGGCTTTTAGCAGGAAATACCCTGCCAGCCCTGCGCTCAGGGCGAACAGAAGAATAATGCCACCGAGAATGGAGGAAAACAGCGGAACCAGCCGGATATGATGCAAGAAGCCCAGCCGCTGCTGCGCCTGCATCGATGTTGTGTTGTCCATGACCGTCGACTCTCTTATAGGTAAGATGCGTATAAACACGCCTGTAAAATAGTCATCGGCACGGCGGGGAATTTGCTTATGGCTAAAAGCGCCAGCCAGGTCACACTTTAGAGAAGAATATGCAGGAAAGGCCAGCGGCAAAAACCGCTGGCAGAATAATTAGTTGTCGCCGAAATGTATGACGGTACGAATGGACTTGCCCTGATGCATCAGATCGAACGCTTCGTTGATCTGATCCAGCGGTAAACGGTGGGTAATGAACGGATCGAGCTGGATTTTGCCAGCCATCGCATCTTCTACCATGCCCGGCAGTTGAGTACGGCCTTTCACACCACCGAACGCCGATCCGCGCCATACGCGGCCCGTGACCAGCTGGAACGGACGGGTTTTGATCTCCTGCCCCGCACCCGCGACGCCGATGATGATGCTTTCGCCCCAGCCTTTGTGGCAGCATTCAAGCGCAGCACGCATCACATTGACGTTGCCGATACACTCGAAGCTGAAGTCAACGCCGCCGTCGGTCAGCTCAACAATCACCTCCTGAACCGGCCTTGCGTCATCATTTGGGTTCACGAAATCGGTCGCGCCCATCTCACCCGCGAGTTTGAATTTCTCCGGGTTGGTGTCCACCGCGATGATACGCCCGGCTTTTGCCTGAACCGCGCCCTGGATAACCGCAAGGCCAATTCCGCCCAGACCGAATACCGCAACGGTATCGCCCTCTTTCACTTTCGCAGTGTTGTGTACCGCGCCGATACCGGTCGTCACGCCGCAGCCCAGCAGACACACTTTATCCAGCGGTGCCTGCGGGTTAACCTTCGCCAGCGAGATCTCCGCACACACGGTGTATTCGCTGAAGGTACTGGTGCCCATGTAGTGATAAATCGGTTCACCGTTCAAGGAGAAACGGGTGGTGCCGTCAGGCATCAGTCCCTTGCCCTGGGTAGCGCGTACCGCCTGGCACAGGTTGGTTTTACCGGATTTACAGAACTTGCACTCACCGCATTCGGCGGTGTACAGCGGAATAACGTGGTCGCCGGGCTTCAGGCTGGTGACGCCCTCGCCTACTTCAACCACCACGCCGCCGCCTTCGTGGCCGAGCACCGCCGGGAACACGCCCTCCGGATCCTCACCCGACAGGGTAAAGGCGTCGGTATGACACACGCCGGTGTGGGTAATTTTGATCAGCACTTCGCCTTTTTTCGGCGGCGCGACGTCAATTTCAACGATTTTCAACGGCTGGCCTGGACCGAATGCAACAGCTGCGCGAGATTTCATAGTGTCTCTTCCCTTGTAGTGAGGTCTGTGGGTTTATTTTAGATAAGAGCGCAGCAAATGGCCGACTTCCGCCATCCGAACTGCCCGCTGATCCGGGGTTGTCTCTCCCGTGACCAGCTCATCTTTGAGGTGAATTTCGACCATTTCGCCCATCAGGCCATTCGCCGCACCGCGCACGGCGGCAATTTGCTGCAGAATGGCCAGACAGGGTTCGCCGGACTCAAGCGCACGCTCGAGGGCATCGACCTGGCCCCGGATGCGGCGTACGCGAGTAAGGATACGTTTTTTGTCAGCAGGTGAATGCGGCATACGCCCTCCTATATACTATAGGGGGGTATAGTAACGTGTTTATCGGCTTCATGTAAACATCCTTGTGTTGAGGCTTTTGGGGCAATTGTCATGAGGTCCTTCAAAAAAACCATTCGCCACATCCCTAATAACATAC
This region of Enterobacter cancerogenus genomic DNA includes:
- the cydB gene encoding cytochrome d ubiquinol oxidase subunit II, translated to MGVDISVIWIAIIVFATLMYIIMDGFDLGIGLLFNFVGDAKERDVMVNSVAPVWDGNETWLVLGGAGLFGAFPLAYAVIIDALTIPLTAMLIGLIFRGVAFEFRFKATPSHRKFWDYAFAGGSLLATFSQGIVVGAMINGFDVEGRRFAGSALDWFTPFNLFCGLGLMVAYTLLATTWLIMKSEGELQIRMRYLTRRVLLALIAVIAVVSIWTPLGWQYVAERWFTLPNFFWFLPVPLLVGVLSLWIWRMTHNPHSHARPFLLTLGLIFLGFSGLGISLWPHIIPPRITLWEAAAPPSSQLFMLVGTLLIIPVILVYTAWSYYVFRGKVSDTEGYH
- a CDS encoding YciE/YciF ferroxidase family protein, whose protein sequence is MNMKSIEDVFIHLLSDTYSAEKQLTRALSKLARAASSEQLSAAFTAHLEETQGQIERIDQIIEQEDGLKIKRMKCVAMEGLIEEANEVIESTEKNEVRDAALIAAAQKVEHYEIASYGTLATLAEQLGYTKAVKLLAETLEEEKETDLKLTDLAVGNINKKAKK
- the hglS gene encoding 2-oxoadipate dioxygenase/decarboxylase HglS, with protein sequence MANTITADEIREHFSQAMSAMYQQEVPQYGTLLELVADVNLGVLENNPLLHEQLANADELARLNVERHGAIRVGTARELSTLRRIFAIMGMFPVSYYDLSQAGVPVHSTAFRPVDDAALCRNPFRIFTSLLRLELIENAALRERAAEILSRRNIFTPRCLALLDLYESEGGFTDAQASEFVQEALETFRWHHHATVDRETYLALSNAHRLIADVVCFPGCHINHLTPRTLDIDRVQELMPKYGIEPKVLVEGPPRREVPILLRQTSFKALEEPVLFAGEDKGTHTARFGEIEQRGVALTSKGRALYDSLLSQAGTGKDNLTHQLHLRETFSAFPDSEMFLRRQGLAYFRYRLTPSGEAHRHAFRPGDDPQPLIERGWVVAQPITYEDFLPVSAAGIFQSNLGNETQARSHGHASREAFEQALGCPVLDEFTLYEEAEARSKQRCGLL
- a CDS encoding con-10 family general stress protein, with amino-acid sequence MAEHRGGSGNFAEDRDKASDAGRKGGQQSGGNFKNDPQRASEAGKKGGQNSHGGGRGSDKS
- a CDS encoding cytochrome ubiquinol oxidase subunit I translates to MFELDAFHLARIQFAFTVSFHILFPAITIGLASYLVVLEGMWLRTKNDVWRSLYHFWLKIFAVNFGMGVVSGLVMAYQFGTNWSGFSQFAGSITGPLLTYEVLTAFFLEAGFLGVMLFGWNKVGPGLHFFATCMVALGTLMSTFWILASNSWMHTPQGFTIENGQVIPQDWLAIIFNPSFPYRLIHMSIAAFLCSALFVGASGAWHLLRGNDTPAIRKMFSMAMWMALLVAPIQAVVGDMHGLNTLEHQPAKIAAIEGHWENRPGEATPLLLFGVPDMDEERTKYGLEIPALGSLILTHSLDKQVPALKEFPKDERPNSLIVFWSFRIMVGMGLLMIALGAISVWLRYRNRLYHSRLFHWFAFCMGPAGLVALLAGWVTTEVGRQPWVVYGYLRTIDAVSLHSTLQMSISLLAFILVYCSVFGVGYVYLVRLIKKGPQPVSTLTSNTSGTPARPLSAAESVSEQERP
- a CDS encoding ferritin-like domain-containing protein; the protein is MNHVEHYHDWLRDAHAMEKQAESMLESMASRIDNYPDIRSRIEQHISETKRQISLLEEILDRNDISRSVLKDSMSKMAALGQSIGGMFPSDEIVKGSISGYVFEQFEIACYTSLLAAAKRAGDTASVPAIESILAEEKAMAEWLITHIPQTTEQFLQRSETSGVEAKK
- a CDS encoding LysR substrate-binding domain-containing protein — protein: MEKNGLFSQRIRLRHLHTFVAVAQQGTLGRAAETLNLSQPALSKTLNELEQLTGTRLFDRGRLGAQLTIVGEQFLTHAVKVLDALNTAGQALNRKDEPVCEVVRIGALPTAALGILPPVIGQFHRQQRHTTLQVATMNNTMLLAGLKSGELDLGIGRMSDPELMSGLNYELLFLESLKLVVRPNHPLLQDTVTLSRVMEWPVVVSPQGTVPRQNAETMLQMQGCSLPSGCIETLSASLSRQLTVDYDYVWFVPSGAVKDDLRRGTLIALPVTSPGAGEPIGILTRVDTPLSAGAQTLLSAIRKSMPV